From Candidatus Zixiibacteriota bacterium, one genomic window encodes:
- a CDS encoding DNA methyltransferase, producing MIETNRIHHTNCLEGLPKLESHTVSAIHTSPPYNIGRDYNGYNDSLEKREYLEFISSVVDEMYRVLRPGGSLFWQTGYTSFDDNFIYPIDHLTFHCFTNAGFKLKDRIIWRYFGGMSFKQKFTNKHETILWWVKPGAECHFDVFPIRERSRELDPRNNLFGRNPGNVWEVDRVAYGSLEQTSHIAVFPEEVSDRIVSSATCAGDLCLDPFSGSGTLCKVAKTRGREFVGFEIADQYYADSVKRLSLVPTGEYRNVLSALVKLNAFVGNGKSLTLLKLHAHIDLLLRNLGLDKVGLFESPDEIEWIRTKTDSFSKARKVSFWRSTDDFFESPKNAGHPLYVLNQCLEYAFKLTRVQNGVMRLHKILEWHDQYMSRKDALADDLKAIFSEEKESFVRSGSRITLRNKFREVRTSPRKTASKKSSQTSFIS from the coding sequence ATGATTGAAACTAACCGGATCCACCACACCAACTGCCTAGAAGGCCTTCCGAAGTTGGAATCTCATACGGTGTCGGCCATTCACACAAGCCCTCCTTACAACATTGGCCGCGACTACAACGGGTACAATGATTCTCTTGAGAAGCGTGAGTACCTTGAGTTTATATCAAGCGTTGTTGATGAGATGTACCGCGTCTTGCGACCTGGGGGAAGTCTCTTTTGGCAAACTGGTTACACGAGCTTCGATGATAACTTCATTTACCCTATTGACCATCTGACTTTCCATTGCTTTACAAACGCTGGGTTCAAACTGAAGGATCGGATTATTTGGCGTTACTTTGGGGGGATGTCTTTCAAGCAAAAGTTCACAAACAAACATGAGACGATTTTGTGGTGGGTCAAACCGGGAGCTGAGTGTCATTTCGACGTTTTCCCTATCCGCGAGAGGTCTCGCGAGCTCGACCCACGTAACAATCTGTTTGGCCGTAATCCGGGGAATGTATGGGAAGTAGATCGCGTCGCCTACGGTTCCCTCGAACAGACATCTCATATTGCTGTATTTCCTGAAGAAGTATCCGATCGTATAGTGTCTTCAGCGACATGTGCTGGGGACTTGTGTCTTGATCCCTTTTCTGGTAGCGGAACTCTCTGCAAAGTGGCCAAGACACGAGGTCGTGAGTTCGTAGGGTTTGAAATCGCAGACCAGTACTACGCAGACAGCGTTAAGCGTCTGTCACTTGTCCCAACTGGCGAGTACCGCAATGTCTTGTCGGCACTAGTCAAATTGAACGCTTTTGTGGGAAATGGAAAGTCGCTAACTCTCCTCAAGCTTCATGCACATATCGACCTTCTTCTCCGAAACCTCGGCCTTGACAAGGTCGGCCTGTTTGAAAGTCCAGACGAAATCGAATGGATAAGGACAAAGACGGACTCCTTCTCGAAGGCGCGTAAAGTCTCGTTCTGGAGATCGACCGACGATTTCTTCGAGTCCCCAAAGAACGCAGGTCACCCGCTATACGTACTCAATCAGTGTCTCGAGTACGCGTTCAAGCTCACGCGCGTTCAGAATGGTGTAATGCGTCTGCACAAGATTCTTGAATGGCACGACCAGTACATGTCCCGTAAGGATGCTCTTGCCGACGACCTCAAAGCCATATTCTCGGAAGAGAAAGAGTCATTCGTTCGCTCCGGCAGTCGAATAACTCTTAGAAACAAGTTCCGTGAGGTCCGTACTTCCCCACGAAAGACCGCCTCCAAGAAATCGTCCCAGACCAGTTTCATTTCCTAA
- the rplI gene encoding 50S ribosomal protein L9, with protein sequence MKVILREDVESLGEAGQTVEVKDGYGRNFLIPRNLAIPASRANLAAVGEIAKQKTSREKKRRRAAEVVKDKIERLSLSAEVLVGEEDKVFGSVTAHEIAGLLETEGVMVDKRAIHLEEPIKALGVYTVPVKIDKDVIANLKLWVIKKS encoded by the coding sequence ATGAAAGTGATCCTTCGTGAAGACGTGGAGTCGTTGGGCGAGGCCGGTCAGACGGTTGAGGTCAAGGACGGATATGGCCGCAATTTTCTGATCCCGCGCAATCTGGCGATTCCGGCGTCGCGCGCGAACCTGGCGGCAGTGGGCGAGATCGCCAAACAAAAGACCTCGCGCGAGAAGAAACGTCGCCGCGCCGCAGAAGTGGTGAAAGACAAGATCGAGCGCTTGTCGCTCTCGGCCGAAGTGCTGGTAGGCGAGGAGGACAAGGTGTTCGGCTCGGTGACCGCACACGAGATCGCCGGCCTGCTGGAGACGGAAGGGGTGATGGTGGACAAGCGGGCCATTCATCTCGAAGAACCGATCAAGGCGCTGGGCGTGTACACGGTGCCGGTCAAGATAGACAAGGATGTGATCGCCAATCTGAAGCTGTGGGTGATCAAGAAAAGCTGA
- a CDS encoding tetratricopeptide repeat protein, which yields MTTMSTRLQLMITALSLLTFAATSTFALGSGEKSPEEKAADDQKKATRLYNDGVKAMESARTIGQKGDSIFAYNYRATSDAKARKEFEKAVGKFNQAVELNPKLAEAHNNLGYCYRKLGKLDESLKAYEKAIGLKPDFAKAREYRGETYLAMDQPDKATTELDFLKQMRSPLADTLAKAIEVYQLEAISAKAHSGK from the coding sequence ATGACCACAATGTCTACCCGCCTACAGCTGATGATCACCGCGCTGTCACTCCTCACCTTCGCTGCCACCAGCACCTTCGCCCTCGGCTCCGGTGAGAAGTCACCTGAGGAAAAAGCAGCCGACGACCAGAAAAAAGCCACCCGCTTGTATAACGACGGTGTCAAGGCGATGGAATCAGCGCGCACCATTGGCCAAAAGGGAGACTCGATCTTCGCATACAACTACCGCGCCACTTCGGATGCCAAAGCACGCAAGGAGTTCGAGAAAGCAGTCGGCAAATTCAATCAGGCGGTCGAGCTCAACCCAAAACTGGCCGAGGCACACAATAATCTGGGCTACTGCTATCGGAAACTCGGCAAACTCGATGAGTCACTCAAGGCGTATGAGAAGGCCATCGGCCTGAAACCGGATTTCGCAAAGGCCCGCGAATACCGCGGCGAGACCTATCTCGCCATGGACCAACCGGACAAGGCGACGACAGAACTGGATTTTCTGAAACAGATGCGCTCACCCCTCGCCGACACGCTGGCCAAAGCCATCGAAGTCTATCAGCTCGAGGCGATCAGCGCCAAAGCGCATTCCGGCAAATGA
- a CDS encoding bifunctional nuclease family protein, whose amino-acid sequence MKMLEVKVEGLALDMTTNTPVVVLSPTGLDKVLPIWIGHAEAWAIAMELSGVGSKRPLTHDLLKRVIETLHAHVERIEVTELREQTFYAIIHLTVDGQTCQVDARPSDSIALALKTGAAIFVNEELFDLKREGTAEPLDMPTDRESLRERLKRINPEDFGKYSL is encoded by the coding sequence ATGAAGATGCTTGAAGTGAAGGTGGAGGGTCTGGCGCTGGATATGACCACCAACACGCCGGTCGTGGTGCTGTCGCCGACCGGGCTGGACAAGGTGCTGCCTATCTGGATCGGCCACGCCGAAGCCTGGGCGATTGCGATGGAGCTTTCCGGCGTGGGGTCGAAACGCCCCTTGACCCATGACCTCCTCAAGCGGGTGATCGAGACGCTTCATGCCCACGTGGAGCGGATCGAAGTGACGGAGCTACGGGAACAGACGTTTTACGCGATCATTCATCTTACCGTCGACGGTCAGACCTGTCAGGTCGATGCGCGCCCTTCAGACTCGATCGCGCTCGCTCTGAAAACCGGCGCCGCCATTTTCGTGAACGAGGAGTTGTTCGACCTGAAGCGCGAGGGGACGGCCGAGCCGCTCGATATGCCGACCGACCGGGAGTCGCTGCGGGAACGCCTGAAACGCATCAATCCTGAAGATTTCGGAAAATACTCACTGTAG
- a CDS encoding head GIN domain-containing protein, with product MHWRKTVLVLAALAIASSTASPVRGDEYFGNWFGRMEKGSGKMQSEERDVGEFARIQTQISVDLHIVVGKPQSVVVTIDDNLLDNVKTRVRGGTLRITSRGSFSTRHNCKIEITIPSLAGVVSEGSGNISVENLSGERFEFTLAGSGNLTAEGHVDELDIELDGSGDIDTRELTAEDVTVTVNGSGDVKVHARKGLDGTINGSGDIGYVGEPEHVATRVYGSGSIQEI from the coding sequence GTGCACTGGCGCAAGACAGTATTGGTATTGGCGGCTCTGGCGATAGCGTCGTCAACCGCCTCCCCCGTTCGAGGCGATGAGTACTTCGGTAACTGGTTCGGACGGATGGAAAAGGGCTCCGGGAAAATGCAGAGCGAGGAACGGGACGTGGGGGAGTTTGCCCGTATCCAGACCCAGATCAGCGTGGATCTGCACATTGTCGTCGGCAAGCCGCAGAGCGTGGTCGTCACCATCGACGACAACCTGCTCGATAACGTCAAAACGCGTGTCCGCGGCGGAACGCTTCGGATAACCTCCCGCGGTTCCTTCAGCACACGCCACAACTGCAAGATCGAGATCACTATCCCAAGTCTGGCAGGTGTCGTTTCGGAAGGTTCCGGAAACATCTCCGTTGAAAATCTCTCCGGTGAGCGCTTCGAATTCACGCTCGCCGGCTCCGGCAATCTCACCGCCGAAGGACATGTCGATGAACTCGACATAGAACTTGATGGCTCCGGTGATATCGACACGCGAGAATTGACTGCGGAAGATGTCACCGTGACGGTTAATGGCTCCGGTGATGTTAAGGTGCACGCCAGGAAAGGGCTCGACGGCACTATCAATGGCAGCGGCGACATCGGGTATGTCGGCGAACCTGAGCACGTCGCGACTCGCGTGTACGGTTCAGGGAGTATTCAAGAAATATAA
- a CDS encoding DUF2232 domain-containing protein, with the protein MNRTAEQLEQTAAPKSTVRYRRGPLTWLAVAGMLLYPALKVGAFRVDGSAAAAAVTSAIAYFLAMFLYFSIADMAYNRRTVLLWLAGLGGAVLAAALGGLDDVWLVLTSWSMVWLVAVVAGRLILAQRTRTMVYVSGVLLLVIISAIEMLPRWAMLMQFMTGMSSIVQSDIQNSLLAGGYTPEMVQSYGEVIKKLLDWLVRLTPASMVMTVITQFSVGYLLFLNRIHRCGKATRGVDNFVLWKVPFALTPVLILAILARLAGNETVRMLADNAIVVMAIFYCISGLAVIEHFLRRFGVSRLLRVLFYLLLFFTQVAGLAAAVLLGFIDSFTDWRKLSGANTSIET; encoded by the coding sequence GTGAATCGTACCGCTGAGCAATTGGAGCAGACGGCGGCCCCAAAGTCGACTGTGCGATACCGTCGCGGGCCACTAACCTGGCTGGCGGTAGCAGGCATGTTGCTGTATCCGGCGTTGAAGGTCGGTGCGTTTCGGGTCGACGGGTCGGCGGCGGCAGCGGCAGTCACCTCGGCGATAGCATATTTCCTGGCGATGTTCCTGTATTTCTCGATAGCTGACATGGCGTACAACCGCCGAACCGTTCTGCTTTGGCTGGCCGGGTTGGGCGGGGCGGTGCTGGCCGCCGCGCTTGGAGGACTTGACGACGTCTGGCTGGTGCTCACATCCTGGAGTATGGTCTGGCTGGTGGCCGTGGTGGCGGGTCGTCTAATCCTGGCGCAGCGTACCCGCACGATGGTATACGTGAGCGGGGTTCTGCTGCTGGTCATTATCTCGGCGATCGAGATGCTGCCACGATGGGCGATGCTGATGCAATTCATGACCGGCATGAGTTCGATAGTGCAAAGCGATATTCAAAACAGCCTGCTGGCCGGCGGCTACACACCGGAAATGGTGCAGAGCTACGGCGAGGTGATCAAGAAGCTGCTGGACTGGCTGGTTCGGTTGACACCAGCCTCGATGGTGATGACCGTTATAACGCAGTTCAGTGTGGGCTATTTGTTGTTCTTGAATCGGATCCATCGGTGCGGTAAGGCCACCCGAGGGGTCGACAACTTTGTGCTTTGGAAAGTGCCGTTTGCTCTCACGCCGGTGCTGATCCTGGCGATCCTGGCGCGGCTGGCGGGCAACGAGACCGTACGGATGCTGGCCGACAATGCCATCGTGGTGATGGCGATCTTCTATTGCATATCCGGGCTGGCGGTGATCGAACATTTTCTAAGGCGATTCGGCGTGAGCCGTCTGCTTCGCGTGTTGTTCTATCTCTTGCTGTTTTTCACGCAGGTGGCCGGTCTGGCAGCGGCAGTGCTGCTCGGATTCATCGACAGTTTCACCGATTGGCGAAAACTGTCGGGTGCGAACACAAGTATCGAAACGTAG
- the gyrB gene encoding DNA topoisomerase (ATP-hydrolyzing) subunit B, producing MATEVEEATNKTKANGGNGNYDASSITVLKGLEAVRHRPAMYIGDTGQRGLHHMVYEVVDNSVDEALAGYCDTITVEIGKDGSITNTDNGRGIPVEIHPQQKVSALEVVMCTLHAGGKFTHESYKVSGGLHGVGVSVVNALSEWCWVEVCRDGAVWKQEYRRGVPVKPAAKVGASKKVGTKTCFLPDSEIFSKIEFKFDIVASRLRELAFLNRGLEIILIDHRVGKEVSFKYKGGLSAFVEHLNENKAVLFTKPIHFQKTREDVEVEIALQYNDGYSESVYSYVNNINTIEGGTHLTGFRTALTRTINSYASKNNLFKKENIQLQGDDAKEGLTAVVSVKVRDPQFEGQTKTRLGNSEVRGVVESVTNESLGEFFEENPSVGRKIVEKMVLAATAREAARKAKELTRRKTALDTAALPGKLADCSSRDPESSEIYIVEGDSAGGSAKQGRDRRFQAILPLKGKILNVEKARLDKVLSNEEIRTLITALGCGIGDDFDAEKVRYHKVIIMTDADIDGSHIRTLLLTFFFRHMRGLIDLGRIYIAQPPLFRLRHGKSEAFAYSDEERDRLLKKMPSQGLTVQRFKGLGEMNPEQLWRTTMDPEVRTLLQVSCEEGAAAENLFTVLMGTEIEPRRAFIQENAQYVRNLDV from the coding sequence ATGGCGACCGAAGTCGAAGAGGCAACCAACAAGACAAAAGCCAACGGCGGCAACGGCAACTACGATGCTTCCAGTATCACCGTCCTGAAGGGCCTGGAAGCGGTTCGCCATCGGCCGGCGATGTACATCGGCGACACCGGTCAGCGCGGGCTGCACCACATGGTGTACGAAGTGGTCGATAACTCCGTCGACGAGGCGCTGGCCGGGTATTGCGACACGATCACCGTCGAGATCGGCAAGGATGGTTCGATCACCAATACCGACAACGGCCGCGGCATCCCGGTCGAGATCCACCCGCAGCAAAAAGTCTCGGCGCTTGAGGTCGTGATGTGCACCCTGCACGCCGGCGGCAAGTTCACCCACGAAAGCTACAAAGTCTCCGGCGGCCTTCACGGCGTCGGTGTTTCGGTAGTGAACGCCCTGTCCGAATGGTGCTGGGTGGAGGTATGTCGCGATGGCGCCGTCTGGAAACAGGAATACCGCCGCGGCGTACCGGTGAAACCGGCCGCCAAGGTCGGCGCGAGCAAGAAGGTTGGCACCAAAACCTGCTTCCTGCCGGACTCCGAGATCTTCTCCAAGATCGAATTCAAGTTTGATATTGTGGCGTCACGTCTTCGCGAACTGGCCTTCCTCAATCGGGGTCTGGAGATCATTCTGATCGACCACCGGGTCGGCAAGGAGGTCTCGTTCAAATACAAAGGGGGCCTCTCCGCGTTTGTCGAGCACCTCAATGAAAACAAAGCGGTGTTGTTCACCAAACCGATCCATTTCCAGAAAACCCGCGAGGATGTCGAGGTAGAAATCGCCTTGCAGTACAACGACGGCTACTCCGAGTCGGTCTATTCGTACGTCAACAACATCAACACTATCGAGGGGGGCACCCATCTTACCGGTTTTCGCACCGCGCTGACCCGCACCATCAACAGTTATGCCTCCAAAAATAACCTCTTCAAGAAAGAGAACATCCAGCTCCAAGGGGACGACGCCAAAGAGGGGTTGACCGCGGTCGTCTCCGTCAAAGTGCGCGACCCGCAGTTCGAGGGTCAGACCAAGACCCGCCTGGGGAACTCCGAAGTACGAGGCGTGGTGGAGTCGGTCACCAACGAGAGTCTGGGAGAGTTCTTCGAAGAGAACCCCTCGGTTGGGCGCAAGATCGTTGAGAAGATGGTGCTGGCGGCCACGGCTCGCGAAGCGGCCCGAAAAGCCAAGGAACTCACGCGCCGCAAGACCGCGCTGGATACCGCTGCGTTGCCTGGCAAACTGGCCGACTGCAGTTCGCGCGACCCGGAATCATCGGAAATATATATCGTCGAGGGAGACTCGGCCGGCGGCTCCGCCAAACAGGGGCGCGACCGCAGATTCCAAGCCATCCTCCCGCTCAAAGGGAAAATTCTCAATGTTGAAAAGGCGCGCCTGGACAAGGTTCTCTCCAATGAGGAGATCCGCACGCTTATTACCGCTCTCGGCTGTGGAATCGGCGATGACTTCGATGCCGAAAAAGTGCGCTATCACAAGGTCATCATCATGACCGATGCCGATATCGATGGCTCCCATATCCGCACGTTGCTTCTCACATTTTTCTTCCGCCACATGCGCGGCCTGATCGATCTCGGGCGCATTTACATCGCCCAGCCGCCGCTCTTTCGGCTTCGCCACGGCAAGTCCGAGGCGTTTGCGTATTCCGATGAAGAGCGCGACAGACTTCTGAAGAAAATGCCCAGCCAGGGTCTTACGGTGCAGCGCTTCAAGGGGTTGGGCGAAATGAACCCGGAGCAACTCTGGCGGACCACCATGGATCCTGAGGTGCGGACACTTCTGCAGGTATCGTGCGAAGAAGGGGCGGCCGCCGAGAACCTGTTCACGGTACTTATGGGGACGGAGATCGAGCCCCGCCGGGCATTCATTCAGGAAAACGCACAGTACGTGCGGAATTTGGACGTATAG
- a CDS encoding penicillin-binding protein activator, with product MSWRVLRVLGATLAMSCLWAGSFAQSAASPAAGADRALDDGMRLMREGKFTLAVRALGELQGNNADSANRDFQTYLYGKALYHSGNFTDALAAFRRLEKEHGQSAYVPYAYFFMGNIQYASGSPDRAVGRYLQALGHTSDPKLQALALESVDRALVSNPRLRIDAGRIVEIPEPQRCLAARTLGTRLLSVRQNDEAAKLLALCPDMAKRPTANRSDFAVLGEEIAIGVAVPLSGELQNYGEDILNGAVVAAEMYRGQAGRSLTIVPFDTRGEPVAAGRLVGTLADADIDAVIGPLTSEETAVASASLSCRSLPLLVPAATESGLTLLSQTSFQLSPNIELEGIVMAEYAVRNLKADSAVIMTSSNSENLTMAGSFERRFKELGGKVVAVEYYRSRDKDFGGMIRDVKSILLGRSEDTALYINERGDTLEPDAAPARVDCLFLPGSADQLRLLLPQLNFYNLRGHYLGSDGWGDDAIYGLGSDITRNVVFPSPFLDAGQSEAFLRFSASYTARYGKKPARLACLGHDAVKLVAQATAKDVVTREQLVRQLSATSSFEGAAARLSFGAHRENIDLPLYQIESGQPRLLEPTRSTSPAPTAPR from the coding sequence ATGTCCTGGAGAGTTCTCCGTGTGCTCGGCGCGACGCTGGCGATGTCGTGTCTGTGGGCCGGGTCGTTCGCGCAGTCGGCCGCAAGTCCCGCTGCCGGAGCGGATCGCGCCCTCGATGATGGCATGCGACTCATGCGTGAGGGGAAGTTCACGCTGGCTGTACGCGCACTCGGCGAACTGCAGGGAAACAACGCCGATTCGGCCAATCGAGATTTTCAAACCTATCTTTACGGTAAGGCGCTGTATCATTCCGGCAATTTTACCGATGCGCTGGCGGCATTTCGCAGACTTGAAAAGGAGCACGGGCAATCGGCGTATGTTCCGTACGCCTATTTCTTCATGGGGAATATCCAGTATGCCTCGGGGTCACCGGACAGGGCGGTAGGCAGGTACCTTCAGGCGCTGGGTCATACCTCGGATCCGAAGCTGCAGGCATTGGCGCTCGAATCGGTGGATCGGGCGCTGGTGTCGAATCCGCGTCTGCGCATCGATGCGGGGAGGATCGTGGAGATCCCGGAACCGCAGCGATGTCTGGCGGCGCGGACGCTCGGCACCCGGCTGCTGAGTGTGAGGCAGAACGACGAAGCCGCCAAGCTGCTCGCGTTGTGCCCGGATATGGCGAAGCGACCGACTGCAAACAGGTCGGATTTCGCAGTTCTTGGTGAAGAGATCGCCATTGGTGTGGCGGTTCCGCTGTCGGGCGAACTTCAGAATTACGGCGAAGACATCTTGAATGGCGCCGTGGTCGCGGCAGAGATGTACCGGGGCCAGGCCGGCCGATCGCTCACGATAGTACCGTTTGATACCAGAGGGGAGCCAGTGGCGGCCGGTCGTCTGGTGGGCACGCTGGCCGATGCGGATATCGATGCGGTGATCGGTCCATTGACCAGCGAGGAAACGGCGGTGGCATCGGCATCGCTGTCGTGCAGATCGCTGCCGCTCCTGGTGCCGGCGGCTACGGAAAGCGGACTGACTCTTCTCAGCCAGACATCGTTCCAGTTATCTCCCAATATCGAGCTTGAGGGGATAGTCATGGCCGAGTACGCGGTGCGAAATCTCAAGGCGGATTCGGCGGTGATCATGACATCATCGAATTCCGAGAATCTGACGATGGCGGGGTCGTTCGAGCGTCGATTCAAGGAACTGGGAGGCAAAGTGGTGGCGGTCGAATACTACCGCTCGCGCGACAAAGATTTCGGCGGTATGATACGCGATGTCAAATCGATCCTGCTTGGACGCTCGGAAGATACGGCGCTTTACATAAATGAGCGGGGTGATACGCTGGAACCGGATGCTGCGCCGGCACGGGTGGATTGTCTGTTCCTGCCTGGTTCCGCGGACCAGCTTCGTCTGCTCCTGCCGCAGTTGAATTTCTATAATCTCCGAGGACATTACCTTGGCTCCGACGGCTGGGGCGACGACGCCATCTATGGGCTGGGCAGTGACATCACGCGCAACGTGGTGTTTCCGTCGCCGTTTCTCGATGCGGGACAATCCGAGGCGTTTCTTCGGTTCTCAGCCTCGTACACGGCGCGGTACGGCAAGAAACCGGCTCGGCTGGCGTGTCTTGGACATGACGCGGTGAAACTGGTGGCGCAGGCGACGGCAAAAGACGTGGTCACACGGGAGCAATTGGTCCGGCAACTGTCAGCGACCAGTTCCTTTGAAGGGGCTGCCGCGAGACTGAGTTTCGGCGCACATCGAGAGAATATTGACCTGCCGCTGTACCAGATCGAATCGGGACAGCCGCGGCTGCTCGAACCGACGCGTTCCACATCGCCAGCGCCGACGGCACCGCGCTGA
- a CDS encoding DUF721 domain-containing protein — protein sequence MKHRRPSTGGPVRAPKPISGALDSLIGSLGIADSYHGWMVVTKWPEMFAGPIARRAHAFKYDSGTLFVAVEDAAWRQNLSMETEAMLEKIHSYPFGRVVKTLRLVRSEKGI from the coding sequence ATGAAGCACAGACGACCATCGACCGGAGGTCCAGTTCGCGCCCCAAAACCGATTTCAGGCGCTCTCGATTCGCTCATCGGATCGCTCGGCATCGCCGACAGTTATCACGGCTGGATGGTGGTGACAAAGTGGCCGGAGATGTTTGCCGGACCGATCGCCAGACGCGCGCACGCGTTCAAGTATGATAGCGGCACACTGTTTGTCGCGGTCGAAGATGCAGCGTGGCGGCAGAACCTCTCCATGGAGACCGAGGCCATGTTGGAAAAGATCCACAGTTATCCGTTCGGCCGTGTGGTGAAAACCTTGCGGCTGGTGCGGAGTGAGAAAGGAATATAA
- a CDS encoding phospholipase D-like domain-containing protein, whose protein sequence is MIKIELASENTLRKALDGSMSEFLCTPFFSRDGLRLVEQHLAKPSQVDIVLRANIYDWVTGYGDLTEMRGFLEGLRESNVVPSLFIVSNLHAKIYVGVTKKRAYFGSANLSAAAFQSNVEIMTFTDGADSDPIIEVVDQIKANALAVSFENFNAMIDVTKDTVVRAARTQKQSFESDPDFDVAVQLFSTELQKHVIRRKRATKTSKSAVLPDEYGDYTPLPAPWPTIVEFLTYCGEVKSSVAREIVDRFEGKNNLQGHIKHIFYGCLFFFFEHPSYIESIPHDLAKRDHVNWADEPWLAHWKSYLSRHKGEFYKNIAFSYHSLITYLPASLGGVQVTGGASSGNFKKILPLLARMLRDRIK, encoded by the coding sequence ATGATCAAGATCGAGCTGGCTAGTGAGAACACACTACGGAAGGCATTGGACGGCAGCATGTCAGAGTTTTTATGCACGCCGTTCTTTTCAAGAGATGGCCTAAGGCTTGTCGAACAACACTTGGCCAAGCCCAGTCAAGTAGATATCGTGCTGAGAGCCAATATCTACGATTGGGTCACTGGCTACGGCGACTTGACTGAAATGCGTGGTTTCCTCGAAGGATTAAGAGAGAGTAACGTAGTGCCGTCACTTTTCATCGTGTCGAATTTGCACGCCAAAATATACGTCGGCGTTACAAAAAAGCGCGCCTACTTTGGATCTGCGAATCTCTCGGCGGCAGCATTTCAGAGCAATGTGGAGATCATGACGTTCACTGACGGCGCCGATTCAGATCCGATCATAGAAGTCGTAGACCAAATCAAGGCGAACGCTCTGGCGGTCTCCTTTGAGAACTTCAACGCCATGATCGACGTAACGAAAGACACGGTCGTTCGAGCGGCAAGGACGCAGAAGCAGTCCTTCGAAAGCGATCCAGACTTTGACGTCGCTGTGCAGCTATTCTCCACAGAGCTACAGAAACATGTCATACGGCGCAAGCGTGCTACCAAGACCAGTAAGTCGGCTGTATTACCAGATGAGTATGGGGACTACACTCCGCTTCCAGCCCCCTGGCCGACGATTGTGGAGTTCTTGACGTACTGCGGAGAGGTCAAGTCCAGTGTAGCTCGGGAGATAGTCGATCGTTTCGAAGGAAAGAATAACCTTCAGGGCCACATTAAGCACATTTTCTACGGCTGTCTGTTCTTCTTTTTTGAACACCCCAGCTACATTGAATCAATTCCACACGACCTTGCCAAGCGCGATCATGTGAATTGGGCCGACGAGCCCTGGCTAGCGCATTGGAAGTCATATTTGTCCAGACACAAGGGTGAGTTCTATAAGAACATAGCCTTTAGCTATCATTCGCTAATTACATATCTTCCGGCTTCACTGGGTGGCGTTCAAGTCACTGGAGGCGCATCAAGTGGCAATTTCAAGAAGATCCTCCCACTTCTCGCAAGGATGCTAAGGGACCGAATTAAATGA
- a CDS encoding VanZ family protein — MLAGAAALVIPLVFLNIPENTRLLQALFNAGHAPLFGAVSLFFLGLSFTLLEPHIERRYWHYVIAAGMAVAFGFGTEYAQIFTGRDAGLDDVGRDIIGTVAVLGITMTYDRKLFRVRRLSLSKVSTMLRTALFILLLSPLVPVAIWAAAYDKRDSMAPYLYRFDSYLGRHFVCTETADLAVVDPPAYWKNNSDGKVGRLSFHKSLYPQMYIDEVYPDWTGYDSLTFDIVLPRSDSAQLTLRINDWVHNQEHGDRFNSSFYIYHGLNHVAIPLADVAHAPLGRPMQMDHIKTVILFCAEPLDSFTVFIGPMLLTK, encoded by the coding sequence ATGCTCGCGGGCGCGGCAGCGCTGGTGATCCCGCTGGTGTTTCTGAATATCCCGGAAAACACGCGGCTGCTTCAGGCGCTCTTCAACGCCGGGCACGCCCCGCTGTTCGGCGCTGTCTCACTTTTCTTTCTCGGATTATCGTTTACGCTCCTCGAACCGCATATCGAGCGGCGGTATTGGCACTACGTGATAGCGGCGGGCATGGCCGTGGCATTTGGCTTCGGCACTGAATACGCCCAGATTTTCACGGGGCGCGATGCCGGACTCGACGATGTCGGACGCGATATCATCGGCACCGTGGCCGTACTTGGCATCACCATGACCTACGACCGCAAGCTATTCCGTGTCCGCAGATTATCGCTAAGCAAAGTATCGACCATGCTGAGAACCGCTCTGTTCATCCTGCTCCTCAGTCCCCTCGTTCCCGTGGCGATCTGGGCGGCGGCATACGATAAGCGTGACTCGATGGCGCCATATCTCTACCGATTCGATTCCTATTTGGGACGACACTTCGTTTGCACTGAAACCGCCGATCTCGCCGTTGTTGATCCACCTGCATATTGGAAAAACAATAGTGACGGCAAAGTCGGGCGGCTGTCCTTCCACAAAAGTCTCTACCCACAAATGTACATCGACGAGGTCTATCCCGATTGGACCGGCTATGATAGTCTTACATTCGACATCGTTCTGCCCCGCTCGGATTCGGCGCAGCTCACGCTCCGCATAAACGACTGGGTCCACAACCAGGAGCATGGCGACCGGTTCAACAGCAGTTTCTATATTTATCATGGTCTCAACCACGTCGCAATCCCGCTTGCCGATGTCGCCCACGCGCCGCTTGGCCGGCCGATGCAGATGGACCACATCAAGACAGTCATCTTGTTCTGCGCCGAGCCGCTGGACAGCTTCACCGTTTTTATCGGCCCCATGCTCCTGACCAAATGA